From the Rhodococcus sp. NBC_00297 genome, one window contains:
- a CDS encoding molybdopterin-dependent oxidoreductase has translation MAHFGMYTADTDGRDVVAVRPPTGDADPSPILGNVPGSVTHRSRIRRPAVRRGWLENGPGPSTARGADAFVEMEWDEFLPLLAGELRRVVREHGNEAVFGGSYGWGSAGRFHHAQSQVHRFLNTLGGYTRSVGSYSLGATGTIMPRVMGTHWKMFSRSTSWDVIAEHTDLLVAFGGVPLKNTSVNHGGTSDHPTRDALHRLRARGGRIVSISPLRDDTDGAAEWIAPVPGSDVALMLGLAHVLASEGLHDTAFLQRYTTGYDVFERYLLGETDGVPKSPEWAQNLTGVPASDITALARRMARATTLVTVTWSLQRIRHGEQAPWMGLTLAAMLGGVGVPGAGFGHGYGSMNEPGLAPVPYPLPTLPQGLNGVSTSIPVAAISDMLLNPGGPYDADGTASTYPDIRLLHWAGGNPFHHHQDIGRLRTALARPETVVVHEPYWTPMARHADFVVPSTTTLERDDLSCTRNDPLLVAMQAAVPPFADSRDDYDTFALLARELGVEYDFTEGRSSADWLRHLYDQWRRFVSDAGRVTPPVFDEFWTEGTFRMDTEDGLTLLSDFRDDPERAPLRTPSGRIEIFSADIESFGYADCGGHPRWYAPDEWLGGERAQAFPLHLIANQPRTRLHSQLDHGAVSLASKIQGREPMRMHPADAAARGLRDGEVVRVFNDRGSCLAGLVVDDRLRERVVQLSTGAWYDPLDPSDPRSMCVHGNPNVLTADRGTSSLAQGSTGQHVLVDVEKWTGELPPIRAHDQPEFVDRGDVRQK, from the coding sequence ATGGCCCACTTCGGTATGTACACCGCCGACACGGACGGCCGGGACGTGGTCGCGGTCCGTCCGCCGACGGGCGACGCCGATCCGTCCCCGATCCTGGGCAACGTTCCCGGGTCGGTGACCCATCGCTCGCGCATCCGTCGACCGGCGGTGCGTCGGGGCTGGCTCGAGAACGGCCCCGGACCGTCCACCGCGCGTGGGGCCGACGCGTTCGTCGAGATGGAGTGGGACGAGTTCCTCCCCCTGCTCGCCGGCGAGCTCCGTCGAGTCGTGCGCGAGCACGGCAACGAGGCCGTCTTCGGCGGGTCGTACGGGTGGGGCAGCGCGGGCCGGTTCCACCACGCGCAGAGTCAGGTTCACCGGTTCCTGAACACCCTGGGTGGCTACACGCGGTCGGTGGGCAGCTACTCCCTCGGCGCCACCGGCACGATCATGCCTCGGGTCATGGGGACGCACTGGAAGATGTTCTCGCGCTCCACCTCGTGGGACGTGATCGCCGAGCACACCGACCTGCTGGTCGCGTTCGGCGGGGTTCCGCTGAAGAACACGTCGGTCAATCACGGTGGCACCAGCGATCATCCGACACGCGACGCGCTGCATCGCCTCCGTGCGCGCGGCGGCCGGATCGTCTCGATCTCGCCGCTGCGTGACGACACGGACGGAGCGGCGGAGTGGATCGCACCCGTACCGGGGTCGGACGTCGCCCTCATGTTGGGGCTGGCACACGTGCTCGCCTCGGAGGGGTTGCACGACACCGCGTTCCTGCAGCGGTACACCACCGGGTACGACGTCTTCGAGCGCTACCTGCTCGGCGAGACGGACGGTGTCCCGAAGTCACCGGAGTGGGCGCAGAACCTGACGGGGGTCCCGGCGTCGGACATCACCGCCCTGGCGCGGCGCATGGCTCGCGCCACCACGCTGGTCACCGTCACCTGGTCACTGCAGCGCATCCGCCACGGGGAGCAGGCGCCGTGGATGGGTCTCACGCTCGCCGCGATGCTCGGCGGCGTCGGTGTGCCGGGCGCGGGCTTCGGTCACGGCTACGGGTCGATGAACGAACCCGGCCTGGCACCCGTGCCGTATCCGCTGCCCACGCTTCCCCAGGGCCTCAACGGTGTGTCGACGTCGATTCCGGTCGCCGCGATCTCGGACATGCTGTTGAACCCTGGTGGGCCGTACGACGCGGACGGCACCGCGTCGACGTATCCGGACATCCGGCTGCTGCACTGGGCCGGCGGCAACCCGTTCCATCACCACCAGGACATCGGCCGGTTGCGCACCGCTCTGGCTCGCCCCGAGACCGTCGTGGTGCACGAGCCGTACTGGACACCGATGGCACGGCACGCCGACTTCGTGGTGCCGTCGACGACGACCCTCGAGCGCGACGACCTGAGCTGCACCCGCAACGACCCACTGCTCGTGGCGATGCAGGCCGCCGTCCCGCCCTTCGCCGACAGCCGCGACGACTACGACACCTTCGCGCTGCTCGCGCGAGAGCTCGGCGTCGAGTACGACTTCACGGAAGGGCGCTCGTCCGCTGACTGGCTGCGTCACCTCTACGACCAGTGGCGACGTTTCGTGTCCGATGCGGGGCGGGTGACGCCGCCGGTGTTCGACGAGTTCTGGACCGAGGGAACGTTCCGGATGGACACCGAGGACGGTCTGACGCTGCTGTCCGATTTTCGCGACGATCCCGAGCGGGCCCCCTTGCGGACACCGAGCGGGCGCATCGAGATCTTCTCGGCCGACATCGAGTCGTTCGGCTACGCCGACTGCGGGGGACACCCACGGTGGTACGCACCGGACGAGTGGCTGGGCGGTGAACGCGCACAGGCGTTCCCGCTGCACCTGATCGCGAATCAACCGCGGACCCGGTTACACAGCCAACTCGACCACGGGGCCGTGAGCCTCGCGTCGAAGATTCAGGGCCGGGAACCGATGCGGATGCATCCCGCGGACGCCGCAGCGCGCGGACTCCGCGACGGCGAGGTGGTGCGGGTGTTCAACGACCGTGGCTCGTGCCTCGCGGGGCTCGTCGTCGACGATCGCCTGCGCGAGCGCGTGGTGCAACTGTCGACCGGCGCCTGGTACGACCCGCTCGATCCGTCGGACCCGCGCTCGATGTGCGTGCACGGCAATCCGAACGTGCTCACCGCCGACCGCGGCACGTCGTCGCTCGCGCAGGGGTCCACCGGCCAGCACGTCCTGGTGGACGTCGAGAAGTGGACCGGCGAACTGCCGCCGATCCGCGCGCACGATCAGCCGGAGTTCGTCGATCGTGGGGACGTGCGTCAGAAGTAG
- the hemQ gene encoding hydrogen peroxide-dependent heme synthase produces MARLDFEALNSTLRYSMHSVFTARPGALGEDREAVLAEARAFFDGLDETDVVVRGIYDVAGLRADADFMIWWHAEKIEDLQAAYARFRRSTALGRACDAFWSNAALHRPAEFNKSHVPAFIAGEEPGAYICVYPFVRSLDWYLLPDAERRTMLADHGKAARGYKDVRANTVPSFALGDYEWILAFEAPTLDRIVDLMRDLRATEARRHVREEVPFFSGPRVTVEALVESLP; encoded by the coding sequence ATGGCACGTCTCGATTTCGAAGCACTCAATTCCACGTTGCGCTACTCGATGCACTCGGTGTTCACGGCTCGGCCGGGCGCCCTCGGTGAGGATCGGGAGGCGGTGCTCGCCGAAGCCCGCGCGTTCTTCGACGGTCTCGACGAGACCGACGTCGTGGTGCGCGGGATCTACGACGTGGCCGGACTGCGCGCCGACGCCGACTTCATGATCTGGTGGCACGCGGAGAAGATCGAGGACCTGCAGGCGGCGTACGCGCGCTTCCGTCGGTCGACGGCTCTCGGCCGCGCGTGCGATGCGTTCTGGAGCAACGCCGCGTTGCACCGCCCCGCGGAGTTCAACAAGTCGCACGTCCCGGCCTTCATCGCCGGCGAGGAGCCGGGCGCCTACATCTGCGTGTACCCGTTCGTCCGCTCGCTCGACTGGTACCTGCTGCCCGACGCGGAGCGTCGCACGATGCTCGCCGACCACGGCAAGGCGGCACGCGGCTACAAGGACGTGCGCGCCAACACCGTCCCGTCGTTCGCCCTGGGCGACTACGAGTGGATTCTCGCGTTCGAGGCTCCGACGCTGGACCGCATCGTCGACCTGATGCGTGATCTGCGTGCGACCGAGGCCAGACGTCATGTGCGGGAGGAAGTTCCGTTCTTCAGCGGACCCCGGGTGACGGTCGAGGCGCTCGTCGAGTCACTACCGTGA
- a CDS encoding protoporphyrinogen oxidase, which yields MTSVAVVGAGISGLVAAYRLRQSLGPAARIVVVEKAPRIGGKLRSVDLAGGPVDVGAEAFIARRPEVPALLDELGLADQLVRPSPAARPLLRSGGALHGLPTGTLMGIPATSDSVRNLVDDATCRRIDTDRDRPLRWTPGDDASVGDLVSERFGSQVTARSVDPLLGGVYSGLAVTTSIRAAVPTLAAALDAGAPSLVDAVERARPTPSPGPVFGGLRGGYGVLLDALLAASGAELVAADVRRVTSDGRGAWHVDGVGVVGGVVLAAPAPQTVSMLLDTAPALARELGDVELASSAVVALGFEDGGLPQNSGVLVATGELDSSGVPLRAKAFTLSSRKWPHLAERGGQLVRVSFGRFGDADIVDRPDVDLVSAARTDLREVLGVDEEPTTTFVQRWHGGLPQYRPGHTDLVARVEDAASAVGRLELAGAYLHGVGVPACVATASAAAARLAEALA from the coding sequence GTGACCTCGGTCGCCGTCGTCGGAGCGGGCATCAGCGGACTGGTGGCCGCGTACCGGCTGCGGCAGTCGCTGGGACCCGCCGCGCGGATCGTGGTGGTCGAGAAGGCGCCGCGCATCGGGGGCAAACTCCGGTCGGTGGACCTGGCGGGTGGCCCGGTCGACGTCGGTGCCGAGGCGTTCATCGCGCGTCGTCCAGAGGTTCCCGCTCTGCTCGACGAGCTCGGACTCGCCGATCAGCTCGTGCGGCCGTCGCCCGCCGCCCGCCCGCTCCTGCGCTCGGGCGGCGCACTGCACGGACTGCCGACCGGCACGTTGATGGGCATCCCGGCCACGTCCGACTCGGTGCGGAATCTGGTCGACGACGCCACGTGCCGCCGCATCGACACCGATCGTGACCGGCCGCTGCGGTGGACGCCCGGCGACGATGCGTCGGTGGGTGACCTGGTGTCCGAACGCTTCGGCTCCCAGGTGACCGCGCGGAGCGTCGACCCGCTGCTGGGCGGCGTCTACTCCGGGCTGGCCGTCACCACGAGCATCCGCGCCGCGGTGCCGACTCTCGCCGCGGCCCTCGACGCCGGTGCCCCGTCGCTGGTGGACGCCGTCGAGCGAGCGCGCCCGACGCCGTCGCCGGGGCCGGTGTTCGGCGGACTGCGCGGTGGCTACGGCGTGCTTCTCGACGCGCTGCTCGCCGCCTCCGGTGCCGAACTCGTCGCCGCGGACGTGCGGCGGGTGACGTCCGACGGCCGGGGCGCGTGGCACGTCGACGGCGTCGGGGTGGTGGGCGGCGTCGTCCTCGCCGCGCCCGCACCGCAGACGGTCTCGATGCTGCTCGACACGGCGCCCGCACTCGCGCGGGAACTCGGGGACGTGGAACTCGCCTCGTCGGCAGTGGTGGCCCTCGGGTTCGAGGACGGGGGACTACCGCAGAACTCGGGCGTCCTGGTCGCCACGGGGGAGCTCGATTCCTCCGGTGTTCCGTTGCGCGCCAAAGCGTTCACGCTGTCGAGCCGCAAGTGGCCGCATCTCGCCGAGCGCGGCGGCCAGCTGGTGCGGGTCTCCTTCGGACGTTTCGGGGACGCGGACATCGTCGACCGGCCCGACGTCGACCTGGTGTCGGCGGCCCGCACGGATCTGCGTGAGGTGCTCGGTGTGGACGAGGAGCCGACGACGACGTTCGTGCAACGCTGGCACGGCGGACTGCCGCAGTACCGCCCCGGCCACACCGACCTCGTGGCCCGCGTCGAGGACGCCGCCTCGGCGGTGGGCCGACTCGAACTCGCGGGCGCGTACCTGCACGGCGTCGGAGTTCCCGCGTGCGTCGCGACGGCATCCGCGGCGGCGGCCCGGCTGGCGGAGGCGCTGGCCTGA
- a CDS encoding glycosyltransferase family 87 protein encodes MSFRHLEPRTGETTAQVIRFALWPIAILTVLNRVIVKAVNGNITDDFRPVYNAALAFLNRREVYTANFDSVDPHYLYPPSGTLIIAPLAVLDPERSRWLFIGVNAVAVIVALYLLLRMFQLGLSSVAAPVVLLAAFSTETVTNTLIFTNINGLILLGEVLFMMLLLRRHPYWSGAAIGLTIAVKPTLAPLLLLPLVRKEWRVFVTAVGIPVVLTLLALPLSVDPMAFVSHTVPYLLETRDYFNSAIVGNGLYYGLPTALVLALRAVFAVMVLVSLWLLWKYYRHDELFFVTTAGGLLLVASFLLASLGQMYYSMMLFPLIMSVVLRNSVMRNWPAWLAVYGFLSYDSWLVGRFPEFGRSIEYLRTTWGWSLIIVVIFAVLVGRYLTARREGRLDGGIDPAFLLDENTTSPKPVPATTAGTAATH; translated from the coding sequence GTGTCGTTCCGTCATCTCGAACCGCGAACTGGTGAGACCACCGCGCAGGTGATCCGTTTCGCGTTGTGGCCCATCGCCATCCTGACGGTCCTCAATCGCGTGATCGTCAAGGCCGTCAACGGCAACATCACCGACGATTTCCGCCCGGTCTACAACGCCGCGTTGGCATTTCTGAACCGGCGCGAGGTCTACACGGCGAACTTCGACTCGGTCGACCCGCACTATCTCTATCCGCCGAGCGGGACGCTGATCATCGCGCCGCTGGCCGTGCTGGACCCCGAGCGCTCGCGCTGGTTGTTCATCGGGGTCAACGCCGTCGCCGTGATCGTCGCGCTCTACCTGCTACTGCGCATGTTCCAGCTCGGCCTGTCGTCGGTGGCCGCACCGGTGGTGCTGCTCGCCGCGTTCTCCACCGAGACCGTCACCAACACACTGATCTTCACCAACATCAACGGCCTGATCCTGCTCGGCGAAGTGCTGTTCATGATGCTGCTGCTGAGGCGGCACCCGTACTGGTCCGGCGCCGCCATCGGCCTGACCATCGCCGTCAAACCGACTCTCGCACCGCTGCTTCTGCTGCCGCTCGTCCGCAAGGAGTGGCGCGTCTTCGTCACCGCCGTCGGTATCCCCGTCGTCCTGACGCTGCTCGCCCTCCCGCTGTCGGTCGACCCGATGGCCTTCGTCTCCCACACGGTGCCGTACCTCCTCGAGACGCGGGACTACTTCAACAGCGCGATCGTCGGCAACGGCCTCTACTACGGACTGCCCACCGCGCTGGTGCTCGCGCTCCGCGCCGTGTTCGCCGTGATGGTGCTCGTGTCCCTGTGGCTGCTGTGGAAGTACTACCGCCACGACGAACTGTTCTTCGTGACCACCGCGGGTGGGCTGCTACTGGTCGCATCGTTCCTGCTCGCGTCGCTCGGCCAGATGTACTACTCGATGATGCTGTTCCCGCTGATCATGTCGGTGGTGCTGCGCAACTCGGTGATGCGCAACTGGCCGGCGTGGCTCGCCGTGTACGGGTTCCTCAGCTACGACAGCTGGCTCGTCGGCCGCTTCCCGGAGTTCGGGCGCTCCATCGAGTACCTCCGCACGACGTGGGGTTGGTCGCTGATCATCGTCGTTATCTTCGCCGTGCTCGTCGGTCGCTATCTCACCGCGCGCCGCGAGGGCCGGCTGGACGGCGGCATCGATCCGGCGTTCCTGCTCGACGAGAACACGACCTCACCGAAGCCTGTACCTGCGACGACAGCGGGAACCGCGGCCACGCATTAG
- a CDS encoding HAD family hydrolase has product MTTPAAVLFDFSGTLFRLEEDESWFTDLRVGDDEQIDGHLQAELMRRMTQPVGSVVTLDDDGHRAWEARDLDPAMHRAAYLAVLKASGVHRVEHAEALYDKVIDPSSWTPYPDTARVLHGLADRGVPVAVVSNIAFDLRAAFDLLGVHDTVAHYALSFEVGAVKPEAAIFRSAVDALGVDPASCLMVGDSEEADGGAQALGMSFALLDPLPTSERPSALLDAVAAHGLALA; this is encoded by the coding sequence GTGACCACGCCGGCCGCGGTGCTCTTCGACTTCTCCGGCACGCTGTTCCGTCTCGAGGAGGACGAGAGCTGGTTCACCGATCTGCGTGTCGGCGACGACGAGCAGATCGACGGTCATCTCCAGGCCGAGTTGATGCGCCGCATGACCCAGCCCGTCGGGTCGGTGGTCACCCTGGACGACGACGGCCACCGGGCTTGGGAGGCTCGCGATCTCGACCCCGCGATGCACCGGGCCGCCTACCTGGCAGTGCTGAAGGCGTCGGGTGTGCACCGCGTCGAGCACGCCGAGGCGTTGTACGACAAAGTGATCGACCCGTCCTCGTGGACGCCGTACCCCGACACGGCGCGAGTGCTGCACGGCCTCGCCGATCGCGGCGTTCCCGTGGCGGTGGTCAGCAACATCGCGTTCGATCTGCGCGCGGCGTTCGATCTGCTCGGCGTGCACGACACCGTCGCGCACTACGCTCTGTCGTTCGAGGTGGGCGCCGTCAAGCCCGAAGCCGCGATCTTCCGTTCCGCCGTGGACGCTCTGGGCGTCGACCCGGCCTCGTGCCTGATGGTCGGCGACAGCGAGGAGGCCGACGGCGGAGCGCAGGCGCTCGGTATGTCCTTCGCGCTGCTCGATCCACTGCCGACGTCCGAACGACCGTCGGCTCTGCTCGACGCCGTGGCGGCGCACGGTCTCGCGCTCGCGTAG
- the msrB gene encoding peptide-methionine (R)-S-oxide reductase MsrB has translation MSSAPEKKPTFELSDDEWRTKLTAAEYAVLRKAGTERPFVGEYTDTTTEGVYKCRACDAELFRSTEKFESHCGWPSFFDPKDTDAVILKVDRSMGMKRTEVLCSNCHSHLGHVFEGEGYPTPTDQRYCINSISLTLEPKA, from the coding sequence ATGAGTTCCGCACCAGAGAAGAAGCCCACGTTCGAGCTGTCCGACGACGAGTGGCGTACCAAGCTCACCGCAGCCGAGTACGCAGTGCTGCGCAAGGCCGGCACCGAGCGGCCGTTCGTCGGCGAGTACACCGACACCACCACCGAGGGCGTCTACAAGTGCCGCGCCTGTGACGCCGAACTGTTCCGCAGCACCGAGAAGTTCGAGTCCCACTGCGGGTGGCCGTCCTTCTTCGATCCCAAGGACACCGACGCCGTGATCCTGAAGGTCGACCGGTCGATGGGCATGAAGCGCACCGAGGTCCTGTGCAGCAACTGCCACAGTCACCTCGGCCACGTCTTCGAGGGCGAGGGGTACCCCACCCCGACCGATCAGCGGTACTGCATCAACTCGATCTCGCTCACGCTGGAGCCGAAGGCCTGA
- a CDS encoding DUF3000 domain-containing protein yields MTTSESASQPAPFRAAIDAMHRATVHPSIEVGPIRPPQRLAPFSYALGAEVRHSETESVPEQSEGDAFGRLILLYDPDGDEAWNGTMRLVAYIQADVDASLASDPLLPEVAWSWLVDAFEARSEPLTALGGTVTSTSSVRYGDIAGPPRAHQLELRASWTALSEELSVHVEAFGEVLAYAAGLPPAGITALGARADSGSSDA; encoded by the coding sequence GTGACCACGTCCGAGAGCGCCTCGCAGCCTGCGCCCTTCCGCGCCGCCATCGACGCGATGCACCGGGCGACGGTCCACCCGAGCATCGAGGTCGGGCCGATCCGGCCTCCGCAGCGCCTGGCACCGTTCAGTTACGCACTGGGGGCCGAGGTGCGCCACTCCGAGACGGAGTCGGTGCCCGAGCAGAGCGAGGGTGACGCGTTCGGGCGTCTCATCCTGTTGTACGACCCGGACGGCGACGAGGCGTGGAACGGCACCATGCGCCTGGTCGCCTACATCCAGGCCGACGTCGACGCGTCGCTGGCGTCGGATCCGCTGCTGCCCGAGGTGGCGTGGAGTTGGCTGGTCGACGCGTTCGAGGCGCGGTCCGAGCCGCTGACGGCGCTGGGCGGCACGGTCACCTCGACGAGTTCGGTGCGGTACGGGGACATCGCCGGCCCGCCGCGTGCCCACCAGCTCGAGCTGCGGGCCTCGTGGACCGCGCTCAGCGAGGAACTGTCGGTGCACGTCGAGGCGTTCGGTGAGGTTCTCGCCTACGCCGCGGGGCTGCCCCCGGCGGGCATCACGGCGCTGGGTGCACGCGCCGACTCGGGCAGCTCCGACGCCTGA
- a CDS encoding SRPBCC domain-containing protein encodes MTSHPEPTGLLERAETGVDLVLERVLDVPIDDVWDSLTVSERTARWYGSWEGTPGAGSTVRVTMGFEENAPASDLTILACDAPRYLALESDGWTFDVTLRTTGDGTTLTFRHHLTTTDGLEDIGPGWEYYLDMLVSTHTEGWSPSFDDYHPSQCGYYGSLRPSAPA; translated from the coding sequence ATGACGTCACACCCGGAACCCACCGGCCTACTCGAGCGCGCCGAGACGGGTGTCGATCTCGTGCTGGAGCGCGTCCTGGACGTACCGATCGACGACGTCTGGGACAGTCTCACCGTCAGTGAGCGCACCGCGCGGTGGTACGGCAGCTGGGAGGGAACGCCGGGAGCCGGCAGCACCGTGCGGGTGACGATGGGGTTCGAGGAGAACGCACCCGCCTCCGACCTGACGATCCTGGCGTGTGACGCGCCGAGGTATCTCGCACTGGAGTCCGACGGGTGGACGTTCGACGTGACGCTCAGGACCACGGGAGACGGGACCACGTTGACGTTCCGGCACCACCTGACGACGACGGACGGCCTCGAGGACATCGGCCCGGGATGGGAGTACTACCTCGACATGCTGGTCTCCACACACACGGAAGGGTGGTCGCCGTCCTTCGACGACTACCACCCGTCCCAGTGCGGGTACTACGGCTCACTCAGGCCTTCGGCTCCAGCGTGA
- the hemE gene encoding uroporphyrinogen decarboxylase has translation MNTIPDAVGPRRSLPEAPFLAAATGRTPSRRPVWFMRQAGRSLPEYRKLREGTSMLASCFDPEMVCEITMQPVRRHGVDAAILFSDIVVPLKAAGVDLEIVAGTGPVVANPVRSVADVQSLPVLQSEQIEPVAKAISLLMAELKDVPLIGFAGAPFTLASYLVEGGPSRNHERTKALMHSDPQTWHALLSSLADMTIAFLTAQADAGVDAVQLFDSWAGALSLAEYREFVFPHSSRVFEAMASAGVPRIHFGVGTGELLGAMGEAGADVVGVDWRIPLDVAARRVGPGKALQGNLDPAVLFAGPDAVRREVTRIVGEADAALASGATGHIFNLGHGVLPATDPDVVTSVVELVHSL, from the coding sequence ATGAACACCATCCCTGACGCCGTCGGTCCGCGTCGAAGCCTGCCCGAAGCTCCCTTCCTCGCGGCCGCGACGGGACGGACGCCGTCGCGTCGGCCCGTGTGGTTCATGCGTCAGGCCGGTCGGTCGCTGCCCGAGTACCGCAAGTTGCGGGAGGGCACCTCCATGCTCGCCTCGTGCTTCGACCCCGAGATGGTCTGCGAGATCACGATGCAGCCGGTCCGGCGGCACGGGGTCGACGCGGCGATCCTGTTCTCCGACATCGTCGTGCCGCTCAAGGCGGCCGGCGTCGACCTCGAGATCGTGGCCGGCACCGGTCCCGTCGTGGCGAACCCGGTGCGGTCCGTGGCCGACGTGCAGTCGTTGCCGGTCCTGCAGTCGGAGCAGATCGAGCCGGTCGCGAAGGCCATCTCCCTGCTCATGGCCGAGTTGAAGGACGTGCCCCTCATCGGCTTCGCGGGCGCACCGTTCACGCTGGCGTCCTACCTGGTCGAAGGCGGTCCGAGTCGCAACCACGAGCGCACCAAGGCGCTCATGCACTCGGATCCGCAGACGTGGCATGCATTGCTCTCGTCGCTGGCCGACATGACCATCGCCTTCCTCACCGCGCAGGCCGATGCCGGCGTCGACGCGGTCCAGCTCTTCGACTCGTGGGCCGGGGCGCTGTCACTCGCCGAGTACCGCGAGTTCGTGTTCCCCCACTCCAGCCGCGTGTTCGAGGCCATGGCGTCGGCCGGCGTGCCGCGCATCCACTTCGGTGTCGGGACGGGCGAGCTGCTCGGGGCGATGGGGGAGGCGGGCGCGGACGTCGTCGGTGTCGACTGGCGGATCCCGCTCGACGTCGCCGCTCGTCGAGTCGGTCCGGGCAAGGCTCTGCAGGGCAATCTCGATCCCGCCGTGCTGTTCGCGGGCCCCGACGCGGTGCGCCGCGAGGTCACCCGCATCGTGGGCGAGGCGGACGCCGCACTCGCTTCCGGCGCCACCGGGCACATCTTCAACCTGGGCCACGGGGTCCTGCCCGCCACCGATCCCGACGTGGTGACGTCGGTGGTGGAGCTGGTGCACTCGCTGTGA
- a CDS encoding MaoC family dehydratase, with translation MRTFTSADDIVSALGETIGTSDWLEITQERVNQFADATGDHQWIHVDPERAAKESPFGGPVAHGYLTLSLLPALSWQTYTVENSTMGVNYGSNKVRFVNPVLVGSRVRLTAVLAAADRLDGGAVQMTVDSTIEIEGATKPALVAQVISRVYF, from the coding sequence ATGCGTACCTTCACGTCCGCGGACGACATCGTGTCCGCCCTCGGCGAGACCATCGGCACCAGCGACTGGCTGGAGATCACGCAGGAGCGCGTGAACCAGTTCGCCGACGCCACCGGTGACCACCAGTGGATCCACGTGGATCCCGAGCGCGCCGCGAAGGAGAGCCCCTTCGGTGGTCCCGTCGCCCACGGGTACCTCACGCTGTCCCTGTTGCCGGCCCTGTCCTGGCAGACCTACACGGTCGAGAACTCCACGATGGGAGTCAACTACGGCAGCAACAAGGTTCGCTTCGTCAATCCTGTGCTCGTCGGGTCGCGCGTTCGTCTGACGGCCGTCCTCGCCGCAGCAGATCGGCTGGACGGCGGAGCGGTGCAGATGACCGTCGACTCGACCATCGAGATCGAGGGTGCGACGAAGCCCGCGCTGGTCGCCCAGGTCATCAGCCGCGTCTACTTCTGA